Proteins from one Fragaria vesca subsp. vesca linkage group LG6, FraVesHawaii_1.0, whole genome shotgun sequence genomic window:
- the LOC101310335 gene encoding probable LRR receptor-like serine/threonine-protein kinase At4g36180-like produces MSHLNFLLLLQFSLFFINHVQALTSPSDISALKAFKASIKPSSIPSWSCLASWDFTSDPCTLPHRIHFTCGVTCSPDSTRVTQITLDPAGYSGTLTPQISQLTHLSTLDLSENSFFGPIPSSISSLSYLQILTLRSNSFSGSLTPSITKLKSLESLDISHNFLTGFLPNSMASLSNLRRLDLSFNKITGSLPRLPPKLLELALKSNSLSGPLSKSSFDGLSQLEVVELSQNSFSGTLQSWFFLIPSLQQVDLANNSLTGVDIARPGSGRGGELVAVDLSFNRIEGYAPANFAAFPRLSSLSVRYNRLRGKIPVEYGKNKSLKRLYLDGNFLNGQPPPALLTGSSGISGSLGDNCLQGCPSSAKLCLPSQKSNAICKQAYGGGRGRPRS; encoded by the coding sequence ATGTCTCACCTTAACTTCCTCCTCCTCCTTCAGTTTTCTCTGTTCTTCATCAACCATGTCCAAGCCCTCACTTCCCCTTCAGACATCTCAGCTCTCAAGGCCTTCAAAGCCTCAATCAAACCCTCCTCCATTCCCTCCTGGTCTTGCCTAGCCTCATGGGACTTCACCTCCGACCCATGCACCCTCCCCCACCGAATCCACTTCACCTGCGGCGTCACCTGCTCACCGGACTCCACCCGTGTCACCCAGATCACTCTCGACCCCGCCGGCTACTCCGGCACCCTCACCCCTCAAATTTCTCAGCTCACCCATCTATCCACTCTCGACCTCTCCGAAAACTCCTTCTTCGGCCCAATCCCATCCTCCATTTCCTCCCTCTCTTACCTCCAAATCCTGACCCTCCGATCCAACTCCTTCTCCGGCTCTCTCACTCCCTCCATCACCAAGCTCAAGTCTTTAGAATCTCTAGACATTTCCCACAATTTCCTAACAGGGTTCCTCCCAAACTCCATGGCTTCTTTATCCAACTTAAGAAGACTCGATCTCAGCTTCAACAAGATCACCGGATCACTCCCCAGACTCCCACCAAAGCTCTTAGAACTCGCTCTCAAAAGCAACTCGCTATCCGGGCCCTTGTCGAAATCGTCCTTCGACGGATTGTCTCAGCTGGAGGTGGTCGAGCTCAGCCAGAACTCGTTCTCCGGTACATTACAGTCATGGTTCTTCCTCATCCCTTCCCTCCAACAAGTCGACCTAGCCAATAACAGCCTGACAGGTGTCGACATCGCCAGGCCTGGCTCCGGCAGAGGCGGCGAGCTCGTGGCGGTCGACTTAAGCTTCAACAGAATCGAAGGCTACGCGCCCGCGAACTTCGCGGCATTTCCGAGGCTGTCGTCGCTGTCGGTTCGTTACAACAGGCTACGTGGCAAGATCCCAGTAGAGTACGGGAAGAACAAGTCGTTGAAGCGGTTGTACTTAGATGGTAACTTTCTGAACGGGCAACCACCGCCGGCGTTGTTAACCGGAAGTTCGGGAATCTCCGGCAGCTTGGGGGATAATTGTCTACAGGGGTGTCCATCTTCAGCGAAGCTGTGCCTTCCGTCGCAGAAATCAAACGCGATATGCAAGCAGGCCTATGGTGGAGGAAGAGGAAGACCGAGGTCTTGA